The Octadecabacter arcticus 238 genome contains a region encoding:
- a CDS encoding DUF1636 family protein, protein MTTWITICDTCKRTGWEETGMQKTDGKALAEMIEVAAAGADGVKTRRVSCTMGCDRACNITVQASGKINYSLGTFEATTDDAVAIVEYAAKHAASENGQVPYREWPQGVKGHFVSRHQPLPE, encoded by the coding sequence ATGACAACTTGGATCACAATCTGCGACACCTGCAAACGCACGGGCTGGGAAGAAACCGGCATGCAGAAGACCGACGGCAAGGCCTTGGCGGAGATGATCGAGGTTGCGGCAGCGGGTGCGGACGGCGTGAAAACCCGACGCGTGTCCTGCACCATGGGGTGCGATCGCGCCTGCAACATCACGGTTCAGGCAAGCGGCAAGATCAACTATTCGCTGGGCACGTTTGAGGCCACAACCGACGACGCCGTCGCGATTGTCGAATACGCCGCAAAGCATGCGGCGAGCGAAAACGGACAGGTGCCGTATCGTGAATGGCCCCAAGGCGTGAAGGGGCATTTTGTGTCGCGTCACCAGCCGCTCCCGGAATGA
- a CDS encoding cytochrome b — MSQPTGYSRLQIRLHWIIFGLLVQQFVFHEWIAGAWDAYLDGETVAFHPLVAAHVIGGFTILVLALWRLRVRMTRGVPPPPKGDAPALELLAKSVHIAFYVVLIAMLTGGAVAWFGGVELAAEGHELMRFVLLGLFGLHLAGTLFHQFVRKDNLVDRMRHPVD; from the coding sequence ATGTCCCAACCTACCGGATATTCCCGCCTGCAAATTCGCCTGCATTGGATCATCTTCGGCCTGTTGGTCCAGCAATTCGTGTTCCATGAATGGATTGCGGGCGCGTGGGACGCGTATCTTGACGGCGAAACTGTAGCCTTTCACCCCCTTGTTGCGGCGCATGTTATCGGCGGCTTCACCATTTTGGTGTTGGCGCTTTGGCGGCTGCGGGTGCGGATGACACGCGGTGTGCCACCCCCACCCAAAGGCGATGCGCCAGCGCTCGAACTGCTCGCCAAGTCGGTTCATATCGCGTTTTATGTGGTGCTGATCGCGATGCTCACCGGCGGTGCAGTCGCATGGTTCGGCGGTGTCGAGCTGGCCGCAGAAGGCCACGAACTGATGAGATTTGTCTTGCTTGGCCTGTTTGGTCTGCACTTGGCAGGCACGCTGTTTCATCAGTTCGTGCGCAAAGACAACCTAGTCGACCGGATGCGCCACCCCGTCGACTAG
- a CDS encoding glutathione S-transferase family protein: MGQLVDGQWHDVWYDTKSTGGAFKRKDAAFRNWITADGSAGPSGEAGFAAESGRYHLYVSYACPWAHRALIFRELKGLQDHISVSAVHPDMLSDGWTFETDAHGATGDTLFGLEFARDVYLKADPKMSGRVTVPILWDKERGTIVSNESSEIIRMFNSAFDAITGNTDDYWPAEMRDDIEEVNARIYDTVNNGVYKSGFATTQAAYDAAVAPLFDTLDWLEARLGEGCYLMGDKMTEADWRLWTTLVRFDNVYHLHFKCNRKRIVDYPNLWGFTRELYQVAGVAETVNMNHIVRHYHYSHDTINPHRIIPINPQLDFMEPHGRG, encoded by the coding sequence ATGGGACAATTGGTAGACGGACAGTGGCACGACGTTTGGTATGATACGAAATCAACCGGCGGCGCATTCAAGCGTAAGGACGCAGCATTTCGCAACTGGATCACGGCGGACGGGTCTGCGGGGCCATCCGGTGAGGCTGGTTTTGCGGCTGAGTCCGGGCGGTATCATTTGTATGTGTCCTACGCCTGCCCGTGGGCGCACCGTGCCTTAATATTCCGTGAACTCAAAGGATTGCAGGATCATATCAGTGTGTCAGCCGTGCATCCTGATATGCTTTCGGATGGTTGGACGTTTGAGACCGACGCGCACGGAGCAACCGGCGACACGCTGTTCGGGTTGGAGTTCGCGCGCGATGTCTACTTAAAGGCCGACCCGAAAATGTCGGGGCGGGTGACGGTGCCGATCCTTTGGGACAAAGAACGCGGGACGATTGTGAGCAATGAAAGTTCCGAGATCATCCGCATGTTCAATTCGGCGTTCGACGCAATTACCGGCAACACGGACGATTATTGGCCCGCCGAAATGCGCGATGACATCGAAGAGGTGAACGCGCGGATTTATGACACGGTGAACAACGGGGTCTACAAGTCGGGGTTTGCAACGACGCAAGCGGCGTATGATGCGGCGGTTGCACCGTTGTTTGATACGCTCGATTGGTTAGAGGCGCGCCTTGGTGAGGGCTGTTACCTGATGGGCGATAAGATGACCGAGGCCGATTGGCGGCTTTGGACAACGCTGGTGCGGTTCGACAACGTGTACCATCTGCATTTCAAATGTAACCGCAAACGCATCGTGGATTATCCGAACCTGTGGGGGTTCACGCGGGAATTGTATCAGGTCGCAGGCGTGGCCGAGACGGTGAATATGAACCATATCGTGCGCCATTATCATTACAGCCATGACACCATTAACCCGCACCGGATCATCCCGATCAATCCGCAACTGGATTTCATGGAGCCGCACGGGCGGGGCTAG
- a CDS encoding DUF6732 family protein, with amino-acid sequence MRLTLALFTILAGTPALAHIGHLADVAGHGHWAAAGAAAGAIAIALGIAALGARKGKSQDKDVNEDDATDEEGALA; translated from the coding sequence ATGCGGCTAACACTTGCTCTATTCACCATTCTGGCGGGCACCCCCGCTTTGGCCCATATCGGGCATCTGGCCGATGTTGCAGGTCACGGTCACTGGGCCGCCGCAGGGGCCGCTGCAGGAGCCATCGCAATCGCGCTGGGCATCGCAGCATTGGGCGCGCGCAAGGGCAAATCGCAAGACAAAGACGTCAACGAAGACGACGCCACCGACGAAGAGGGGGCATTGGCATGA
- a CDS encoding sirohydrochlorin chelatase yields MNDHIKNGPKTGVMICGHGSRSQSAVDEFATLADKLPAYLPDDWQTEYGYLEFANPVIRDGLDKLRAAGCTRILAVPGMLFAAMHAKNDIPTVLNAYAAKHGMQISYGRELGVDPKMIAAAAGRIQDAVAAANIKHGPVHLHDTCLVVIGRGASDPDANGNVAKIARMLHEGIGFGWHEVGYSGVTFPLVEPCLSHAAKLGYKRIIVAPYFLFSGILIDRIYGFTDQVAADHPDIQFVKAGYLGDHPKVLETFAERIIEQTGKNPPPNCATCAYRTQVLAMDSGETVTILAEDRQNHAAFADSPPPTCVLCKYRTQVLGFESEVGAVQESHHHHVEGQGASAPGSNVADCKLCDTFCTGMCRLQAQDAHSHDHGHAHDHAHGHDHSHDHDHQHAVYPHANHPHGPESARKTKP; encoded by the coding sequence ATGAACGATCACATCAAAAATGGCCCAAAAACTGGCGTCATGATCTGCGGCCACGGATCACGCAGCCAGTCCGCTGTCGATGAATTCGCGACGCTGGCCGACAAACTCCCCGCCTACCTGCCTGATGATTGGCAAACCGAATACGGCTACTTGGAGTTCGCAAACCCCGTGATCCGCGACGGGCTCGACAAACTGCGCGCAGCCGGCTGCACCCGCATCCTCGCCGTGCCCGGAATGCTCTTTGCCGCGATGCATGCGAAAAATGACATCCCCACCGTCTTGAACGCCTACGCCGCCAAACACGGCATGCAGATCTCATATGGCCGCGAACTCGGCGTTGATCCCAAAATGATCGCCGCCGCCGCTGGACGCATCCAAGACGCAGTGGCGGCCGCCAACATCAAACACGGCCCCGTTCATCTGCACGACACCTGCCTTGTCGTTATTGGGCGCGGCGCGTCTGATCCCGACGCCAACGGCAACGTCGCCAAAATCGCGCGGATGCTGCATGAAGGCATCGGGTTCGGCTGGCATGAGGTCGGCTATTCCGGCGTTACCTTCCCACTCGTCGAACCGTGCCTCAGCCATGCGGCAAAACTCGGCTACAAACGCATCATCGTTGCGCCCTATTTCCTGTTCTCCGGTATTCTGATCGATCGGATCTACGGCTTCACTGATCAGGTCGCGGCCGACCACCCCGACATCCAGTTCGTCAAAGCGGGCTATTTGGGCGACCATCCCAAGGTCCTAGAAACCTTCGCCGAACGTATCATCGAACAGACGGGCAAAAACCCGCCGCCCAACTGCGCCACCTGCGCCTACCGCACCCAAGTCCTCGCGATGGATTCCGGCGAAACCGTCACGATTCTGGCCGAAGACCGCCAAAACCACGCGGCCTTCGCAGACTCGCCACCGCCGACCTGCGTGCTGTGCAAATACCGCACCCAAGTCCTCGGATTTGAATCCGAAGTCGGCGCAGTTCAGGAATCACATCACCACCACGTTGAGGGCCAAGGTGCGTCAGCTCCGGGATCAAACGTCGCCGACTGCAAACTCTGCGACACCTTCTGCACCGGCATGTGCCGCCTGCAAGCCCAAGACGCCCACAGTCACGATCATGGGCACGCGCACGATCATGCCCACGGCCATGACCACAGCCACGATCACGATCACCAACATGCCGTCTACCCACACGCCAATCATCCACACGGCCCCGAATCCGCCCGCAAGACGAAACCATAA
- a CDS encoding precorrin-8X methylmutase, whose protein sequence is MRPYETNPSAIYAASFATVAAEARLERFAPALRPLITRLIHSCGMVEIADRLAFSPDVAFAGHHALHSGAPILCDCEMVGAGIIRRYLPANNQVIVTLNDPRTPDHAAKIGNTRSAAAVEFWEPHIAGAIVAIGNAPTALFHLLELIDQGFPKPAVILGFPVGFVGAAESKAELAANPRDVDFIALRGRKGGSAMASAAVNALAAGLPEIGNA, encoded by the coding sequence ATGCGCCCCTACGAAACCAACCCCTCAGCCATCTACGCCGCCAGCTTCGCGACGGTCGCAGCCGAGGCACGTCTGGAACGTTTCGCCCCCGCCCTTCGCCCCCTCATCACCCGCCTGATCCACAGCTGCGGCATGGTCGAAATCGCCGACCGCTTGGCGTTTTCGCCCGATGTGGCATTTGCGGGCCATCACGCTTTGCACTCGGGCGCGCCGATCCTGTGCGATTGCGAAATGGTCGGCGCGGGCATCATCCGCCGCTACCTGCCCGCCAATAACCAAGTCATCGTCACCCTTAACGATCCGCGCACCCCCGATCACGCCGCGAAAATCGGCAACACCCGATCCGCCGCCGCTGTCGAATTTTGGGAACCCCACATCGCAGGCGCAATTGTCGCCATTGGCAACGCGCCCACCGCCCTGTTCCACCTGCTCGAATTGATCGATCAGGGCTTTCCCAAACCCGCCGTCATCCTTGGCTTTCCTGTTGGCTTTGTCGGCGCCGCCGAATCCAAGGCCGAACTGGCCGCCAATCCCCGCGACGTGGATTTCATCGCCCTGCGTGGTCGTAAAGGCGGCTCCGCCATGGCCTCGGCTGCGGTCAATGCGCTCGCCGCGGGCCTGCCGGAGATTGGCAATGCTTAA
- a CDS encoding bifunctional cobalt-precorrin-7 (C(5))-methyltransferase/cobalt-precorrin-6B (C(15))-methyltransferase codes for MVNAAPWLHIVGIGEDGMDGLTPATRAVVEAADVIIGGDRHHTLSVNPTATRIAWPSPFDAMIETLQTLKGQRAVVLVTGDPLWFSVGARIGRTIPAGELVYHPQLSAFQLAAARMGWSLADVETLTVHGRPVQQMIAFIQPDQRLIVLTTGADTPAQIAKFLAERGFGKSKMTVLAAMGGENELRFDGAANGWSHTVPAFNTLCIDCIAAPDAALLPRVPGLADALFVSDGTMTKQEVRAATLAKLMPMRGALLWDIGTGSGSVAIEWMRAARYARAIGIEPRADRRAMAAQNALALGAPKLELIDGTVPQALENLDAPDAVFIGGGLSRETFDAAFAALRPLGRLVANAVTLESEAELIALHEIHGGDLVKIQTHRAEPVGRLTGWRPSMPVTQWSLIKR; via the coding sequence ATGGTTAACGCAGCCCCGTGGCTCCATATTGTCGGCATCGGCGAAGACGGGATGGACGGGCTAACCCCCGCCACGCGCGCCGTTGTTGAGGCGGCAGATGTCATCATCGGTGGTGACCGTCACCACACCTTGTCCGTCAATCCCACAGCAACCCGTATCGCATGGCCATCGCCCTTTGATGCCATGATCGAAACCCTGCAAACGCTCAAAGGCCAACGCGCCGTGGTCCTCGTCACGGGTGACCCGCTTTGGTTTTCCGTCGGCGCCCGCATCGGCCGCACGATCCCTGCTGGCGAACTCGTCTACCACCCGCAACTCAGCGCGTTCCAACTGGCCGCTGCCCGCATGGGCTGGTCGCTGGCGGATGTTGAAACCCTCACCGTGCATGGCCGCCCCGTGCAGCAGATGATCGCGTTTATTCAACCTGATCAACGGCTTATCGTTCTGACGACGGGCGCAGACACGCCGGCGCAAATCGCAAAATTCTTGGCTGAGCGTGGTTTTGGAAAATCCAAAATGACCGTTCTCGCCGCGATGGGTGGGGAAAATGAGCTACGCTTTGACGGTGCCGCAAACGGTTGGTCCCACACTGTTCCGGCGTTCAATACCCTGTGTATCGACTGCATCGCAGCGCCTGACGCAGCCCTGCTGCCCCGCGTCCCCGGCCTTGCTGACGCGCTGTTTGTGTCTGACGGCACCATGACCAAACAAGAAGTCCGCGCCGCGACATTAGCCAAACTCATGCCGATGCGCGGCGCGCTGCTGTGGGACATTGGCACAGGCAGCGGCTCCGTCGCCATCGAATGGATGCGCGCTGCACGCTACGCACGTGCGATCGGCATCGAACCCCGCGCTGATCGGCGCGCAATGGCCGCACAAAACGCACTGGCACTGGGCGCACCAAAACTCGAATTGATCGACGGAACTGTCCCGCAAGCCCTTGAAAATCTTGACGCCCCTGACGCAGTTTTCATCGGCGGCGGGTTGTCACGCGAAACCTTTGATGCCGCCTTTGCCGCTCTGCGCCCCCTCGGCCGCCTCGTTGCAAACGCAGTGACGTTGGAATCCGAGGCCGAGCTGATTGCGCTGCATGAAATCCACGGCGGCGACCTCGTAAAGATCCAGACACATCGCGCCGAACCTGTCGGACGCCTCACCGGATGGCGCCCGTCCATGCCCGTGACGCAATGGAGCTTGATCAAAAGATGA
- the cobI gene encoding precorrin-2 C(20)-methyltransferase codes for MNGTLFGVGLGPGDPDLITLKAARLIENATTIAYPTLAGGDSFARAIAADLIKPDAREIRMDVPMTTAREPAQAAYDKGAADIAAILKSGEDVVCLCEGDPFFYGSFMYLHARLAPKFTVKVIPGVTSVTACAAEAGQPLVARNERLTILPGPMDEATLRERIAGAEAVAIMKVGRHLPKIKAVIDDLGLTDHATYVERATLPEQIITPLRDAPEKAPYFSMILLTKGADPWL; via the coding sequence ATGAATGGCACATTATTTGGCGTCGGCCTCGGCCCGGGCGACCCCGACCTCATCACGCTCAAGGCCGCGCGTCTGATCGAAAACGCGACGACAATTGCCTACCCGACCCTCGCGGGGGGGGACAGTTTCGCGCGCGCCATTGCCGCCGACCTGATCAAACCTGATGCCCGCGAAATTCGCATGGACGTCCCCATGACAACCGCCCGCGAACCCGCACAAGCCGCCTATGATAAAGGCGCGGCGGATATCGCTGCGATCCTCAAATCTGGTGAAGACGTTGTCTGCCTGTGCGAGGGCGATCCGTTCTTTTACGGCTCGTTCATGTACCTCCACGCGCGCCTTGCGCCCAAATTCACCGTCAAAGTTATCCCCGGCGTGACGTCTGTCACCGCCTGCGCCGCCGAGGCGGGCCAGCCTTTAGTGGCGCGAAACGAACGCCTGACCATATTGCCTGGCCCCATGGACGAGGCCACCCTGCGCGAACGTATCGCAGGCGCCGAAGCCGTCGCCATTATGAAAGTCGGCCGTCACCTGCCCAAGATCAAGGCGGTCATTGACGACCTCGGACTGACCGATCACGCCACTTACGTTGAACGCGCGACGCTGCCCGAACAAATCATCACCCCGCTGCGCGATGCCCCTGAAAAGGCACCGTATTTTTCAATGATTCTCCTGACCAAAGGTGCCGATCCGTGGCTATAA
- the cobJ gene encoding precorrin-3B C(17)-methyltransferase, whose amino-acid sequence MAITPVILVLSRSGEPTAHAIASALNFPVHGRENRVDQADAFFANALDHARDLFASGTPIIGVCASGILIRGVAPLLADKTTEPPVISVSDDGKIVVPLLGGHHGANRLARDIADALHGTAAVTTAGDVALGVSLDEPPLGYRLQNPENAKSVMATLLSGGGVTWNGAPIFDAQLPAGNDVELCVTESPEQGNETRLVYHPQRFTLGLGCARNADPADLWDLVEGTLKANNIAHGAIACVASIDLKADEPAILQAAQKFGVPLRLFTAAELETESPRLANPSDVVFAEVGCHGVSEGAALAAAGTDATLSVEKSKTLTATCAIARAPDPITTLHGRSRGRLSVVGIGPGQAAWRTPEVSRLVADAEELVGYGLYIDLLGPLAAGKTRSDFPLGGEEARCRYALEQAALGKNVALVCSGDAGIYAMGALVFELLDRAPNEEGVSDAARRTEIICSPGVSALQGAAARAGAPLGHDFCTISLSDLLTPRADIIRRLNAAAQGDFVIAFYNPVSKTRRTLLAEARDILLQHRPADTPVMLASNLGRPTELVRYRRLDELEVDEVDMLTVVLIGSSNSRLAQLGEGPRMFTPRGYARKIDGDLVAKRDDPYLEDQTQ is encoded by the coding sequence GTGGCTATAACTCCCGTCATTCTCGTCCTGTCGCGATCCGGCGAACCAACCGCCCACGCCATCGCGAGTGCCCTTAATTTTCCGGTGCATGGCCGCGAAAACCGTGTGGATCAGGCTGACGCCTTCTTCGCCAACGCGTTGGACCACGCCCGCGATCTGTTCGCTTCCGGCACCCCGATCATCGGCGTTTGCGCATCTGGCATCCTGATCCGTGGCGTCGCGCCCCTGCTGGCCGATAAAACCACCGAACCGCCGGTCATTTCCGTGTCTGACGATGGCAAGATTGTCGTTCCTCTCCTTGGTGGACATCATGGGGCGAACCGTCTTGCGCGTGACATTGCTGACGCCTTGCACGGCACCGCCGCCGTCACCACCGCAGGCGACGTGGCCCTTGGCGTGTCCCTCGATGAACCGCCCCTCGGCTATCGCCTGCAAAACCCCGAAAACGCCAAATCCGTCATGGCGACGCTGTTGTCTGGCGGTGGTGTCACATGGAACGGTGCGCCAATTTTTGACGCCCAACTCCCTGCTGGCAACGACGTCGAACTCTGCGTCACCGAAAGCCCCGAACAGGGCAACGAAACCCGCCTTGTCTACCACCCGCAGCGCTTCACACTCGGCCTTGGCTGTGCCCGAAACGCCGATCCCGCCGACCTTTGGGACCTAGTTGAAGGAACTCTTAAGGCCAACAATATCGCCCACGGCGCCATTGCTTGTGTTGCCTCAATTGACCTCAAGGCAGACGAACCCGCGATCCTGCAAGCGGCCCAAAAATTCGGAGTTCCGCTGCGTCTGTTCACTGCAGCCGAACTCGAAACCGAAAGCCCCCGACTGGCCAATCCGTCCGACGTCGTCTTTGCTGAGGTCGGCTGCCACGGCGTATCTGAAGGTGCGGCCCTTGCCGCCGCTGGCACCGACGCAACGCTGAGCGTCGAAAAATCCAAAACCCTCACCGCGACCTGCGCTATCGCGCGCGCACCGGACCCCATCACCACGCTACATGGTCGCTCGCGTGGTCGCCTTTCGGTCGTAGGTATCGGCCCCGGGCAAGCGGCGTGGCGTACACCCGAAGTGTCCCGCCTTGTCGCTGACGCTGAAGAACTGGTGGGCTACGGATTGTATATTGATCTTCTCGGCCCGCTCGCCGCCGGAAAAACCCGCAGCGATTTCCCCCTTGGTGGCGAAGAAGCGCGGTGTCGCTACGCCCTCGAACAAGCCGCCCTTGGTAAGAACGTCGCGCTGGTCTGTTCCGGCGACGCGGGCATCTACGCCATGGGCGCGCTGGTGTTTGAACTGCTGGACCGGGCCCCGAATGAAGAAGGCGTCAGTGACGCCGCGCGGCGCACGGAAATTATCTGCTCCCCCGGCGTGTCGGCGCTGCAAGGGGCCGCTGCCCGCGCTGGCGCACCGCTTGGCCATGATTTCTGCACCATATCTCTGTCTGATCTTTTGACCCCACGCGCCGACATCATCCGCCGCCTGAACGCCGCCGCGCAGGGCGATTTCGTGATCGCGTTCTACAACCCCGTCTCAAAAACCCGCCGCACCCTGCTGGCTGAAGCGCGCGACATCTTGCTGCAACACCGCCCCGCCGACACGCCCGTCATGCTGGCCTCAAACCTTGGTCGCCCCACCGAACTGGTGCGCTATCGCCGTCTTGATGAACTGGAGGTGGACGAGGTCGACATGCTGACCGTGGTCCTCATCGGGTCCTCCAACTCCCGTCTTGCCCAGCTTGGCGAGGGCCCACGCATGTTCACGCCGCGCGGATATGCCCGCAAAATTGATGGTGATCTCGTCGCGAAACGCGATGACCCCTACCTTGAGGATCAAACACAATGA
- the cobM gene encoding precorrin-4 C(11)-methyltransferase has protein sequence MTVYFIGAGPGDPELLTLKGARLISECPVCLYAGSLVPEAVVANAPKDAIVMDTAPMHLDETHAEIVKAHANGQDVARVHSGDPSLYGAIAEQIRRLKADGIDYKIIPGVPAYTAAAAALGQELTVPEVAQSIVLTRMSMKSTGMPAGETLDNFGRTGTTLAIHLGIRALREIERQLIPHYGADCPVAVIYRVGWPDELILRGTLSDIRAKVRDAKITRTALILLGPALADDNGFPDSALYDATKPHVLRPKAKT, from the coding sequence ATGACTGTCTATTTCATCGGCGCAGGCCCAGGTGATCCCGAACTCCTGACACTGAAGGGCGCGCGCCTGATCTCCGAGTGTCCGGTCTGTCTGTATGCCGGGTCGCTGGTGCCCGAGGCCGTCGTCGCCAACGCCCCCAAAGACGCCATCGTGATGGACACGGCCCCCATGCACCTTGATGAAACACACGCTGAAATCGTCAAAGCTCATGCCAATGGCCAAGACGTTGCGCGGGTGCATTCCGGTGATCCGTCGCTGTATGGGGCCATCGCCGAACAAATCCGCCGCCTTAAGGCGGACGGGATCGATTATAAAATCATCCCCGGTGTGCCTGCCTATACCGCTGCCGCTGCGGCATTGGGGCAAGAATTGACCGTTCCCGAAGTCGCGCAATCCATCGTACTGACCCGTATGTCGATGAAATCAACGGGCATGCCCGCTGGCGAAACCTTGGATAATTTCGGGCGCACAGGCACGACGCTGGCGATCCATCTTGGCATCCGCGCGCTGCGTGAAATCGAACGTCAGCTGATCCCGCATTACGGTGCCGATTGTCCCGTCGCAGTGATCTACCGCGTGGGCTGGCCGGACGAACTGATTCTCCGTGGCACGCTGTCTGATATCCGCGCCAAGGTGCGGGACGCCAAAATCACCCGCACCGCACTGATTCTACTTGGACCAGCATTGGCTGACGACAATGGCTTTCCGGACTCCGCGCTTTATGATGCGACCAAGCCCCATGTTTTAAGGCCCAAAGCCAAAACCTGA
- a CDS encoding MalY/PatB family protein: MQFDFETPKDVATGRSTKWLKMSSLLGRPASTDMIPMWIAQMDFQPAPVLQSAMQDLLKCGEYGYFDYDAFGGRVAWWYQNRHGWRPDPAHVFATHGIGNAVGLTLQSLTEPGDGVIIFSPVYHEFSKKIRRNGRVMVESALVLDDDGVFRMDLETLEAQLTGAEKAVLFCSPHNPAGRVWEPAEIQALSAFCARNDLLLLSDEIHMDLTFPGYKHSPTALNAPDALQHLVVMSAASKTFDIAGLRTGYVIIPDAALRDRFAVLYAAMDIQPNRLGADLTCAAYTPEGAAWVDALMQVLDADRQALSDGLSVIPGVSVMPMQSTFLSWVDFSGTGLSDGEIRTRLYDVARVLPSPGDDLGTGGALHHRFNIGAPRAMNDAAIARIQDAFEDLQYLAAE, translated from the coding sequence ATGCAATTCGATTTTGAGACCCCGAAAGATGTCGCCACCGGACGCAGCACGAAGTGGTTGAAGATGAGCTCACTTTTGGGGCGTCCTGCGTCAACGGACATGATCCCGATGTGGATTGCGCAGATGGATTTTCAGCCCGCCCCTGTTTTGCAATCGGCCATGCAGGACTTGTTGAAGTGCGGCGAATACGGGTATTTCGACTATGACGCGTTCGGTGGACGGGTTGCTTGGTGGTATCAAAATCGCCACGGCTGGCGGCCCGATCCTGCCCATGTATTTGCCACCCATGGGATCGGCAACGCTGTCGGCCTGACGTTGCAATCCCTGACGGAACCCGGCGACGGCGTTATTATTTTCAGCCCTGTCTACCACGAATTTTCCAAAAAGATTCGCCGCAATGGTCGCGTTATGGTCGAATCTGCGCTGGTGCTTGATGACGATGGCGTGTTTCGTATGGACCTTGAGACGCTTGAGGCGCAGCTGACGGGCGCTGAAAAGGCTGTGTTGTTTTGCAGCCCGCACAATCCCGCTGGCCGTGTTTGGGAACCAGCGGAAATTCAGGCCCTGTCGGCCTTTTGCGCGCGCAACGATTTGCTGCTGCTGTCGGACGAAATCCATATGGATCTGACATTTCCAGGGTACAAACATAGCCCAACCGCGCTGAACGCGCCGGATGCGCTGCAACACCTTGTGGTGATGTCGGCGGCGTCTAAAACCTTTGATATTGCGGGACTGCGGACCGGCTATGTGATTATTCCCGACGCTGCGTTGCGTGACCGTTTTGCAGTGCTTTATGCGGCGATGGACATTCAGCCGAACCGCTTGGGCGCAGATTTGACCTGCGCGGCCTACACACCGGAAGGGGCCGCATGGGTTGATGCGCTCATGCAGGTGCTGGACGCCGATAGGCAGGCGCTGAGTGACGGGCTCAGCGTAATCCCCGGCGTGTCCGTGATGCCGATGCAATCGACGTTTCTGTCTTGGGTCGATTTCAGCGGCACGGGACTGTCGGACGGCGAAATTCGCACCCGTCTTTATGATGTGGCCCGCGTGCTGCCGTCACCGGGCGATGATCTTGGCACGGGCGGGGCTTTGCACCACCGCTTCAACATCGGCGCGCCACGCGCAATGAACGACGCCGCCATTGCGCGGATTCAAGATGCCTTCGAAGATTTACAGTACTTAGCGGCCGAGTAA